The Falco naumanni isolate bFalNau1 chromosome 1, bFalNau1.pat, whole genome shotgun sequence genome window below encodes:
- the SH2B2 gene encoding SH2B adapter protein 2 produces MNGDALCQEPSSPLPDWREFCELHAQAAAVDFAQKFCQFLKENPHYDTPGAETSFSHHFAANFLDIFSLEVSRVFVSDSPTKYNIVPFVGLQNCHVPYGREVTPRKEETSTESLDSMDTPLGAGRYLSPAQQVQARKVSSYGQSRSSEDVSIHAATKPKFKKGFSLRNMSLCVVDGMKEMWHRKSSPEPGAEAAPGGRRGEREPWPAGGKEPGDPREKWTHKLRLSKVPSSKVELVDIQREGTLRYMVADDTNCVGSSQWQKCRLLLRKAVKVEGERFLLEFYVPPKASKPKVSIPLSAIIEVRTTMPLEMPDKDNTFVLKVENGAEYILETIDSLQKHSWVADIQDCIDPGDSGDDIELASCTQGACLPGRVSSCSCEFLADDVPRLPDRCALPSAHNTSTATTISAPHGRGRDSLGELLTHVPLESFLQTLESSPTAGGHLAGEDSEAEAEINLSDFPWFHGTLSRIKAAQLVLFGGARSHGLFVIRQSETRPGEYVLTFNFQGKAKHLRLSLNESGQCHVQHLWFQTIFDMLRHFHTHPIPLESGGAADITLRSYVVAQSPLPDASPPPALVSQPPGCRVDLPPPHYFCSTAPTGPPAPPPTEGVAMAPAVTVPAPYHRLEGALGPRSRSDSAERRPEPPATSAEDYHEADSARSRTRAVENQYSFY; encoded by the exons ATGAACGGCGATGCCCTGTGCCAGGAGCcctcctccccgctccccgACTGGAGGGAGTTCTGCGAGCTGCACGCCCAGGCAGCCGCCGTTGACTTTGCCCAGAAGTTCTGCCAGTTCCTGAAGGAGAACCCACACTACGACACCCCCGGGGCAGAGACCTCCTTCTCCCACCATTTTGCTGCCAATTTCTTGGACATCTTCAGCCTGGAGGTCAGCCGGGTGTTCGTGTCGGACTCCCCCACCAAGTACAACATCGTGCCCTTCGTGGGGCTGCAGAACTGCCACGTCCCCTACGGGCGGGAGGTCACCCCAAGGAAGGAGGAGACATCCACTGAGTCCCTGGACAGCATGGACACCCCGTTGGGTGCTGGACGGTACCTGAGCCCGGCACAGCAGGTACAGGCACGCAAGGTGTCCTCCTACGGCCAGTCCCGCAGCTCAGAGGACGTCTCCATCCATGCTGCCACCAAGCCCAAGTTCAAGAAAGGCTTCTCCCTGAGGAACATGAGCTTGTGTGTGGTGGACGGTATGAAGGAGATGTGGCATCGTAAGTCCTCTCCAGAGCCGGGTGCTGAGGCTGCTCCGGGTGGCCGGAGAGGTGAGAGGGAGCCGTGGCCAGCTGGGGGCAAGGAGCCTGGCGACCCACGGGAGAAATGGACCCACAAGCTGCGCCTGTCCAAGGTGCCCTCCTCCAAGGTAGAGCTGGTGGACATCCAGAGGGAGGGGACGCTGCGCTACATGGTGGCCGATGACACAAACTGTGTGGGGAGCTCACAGTGGCAGAAGTGCCGCCTCCTGCTCCGGAAAGCGGTGAAAGTGGAAGGGGAGAGGTTCCTCCTCGAGTTTTACGTCCCTCCAAAG gcTTCCAAACCCAAGGTGAGCATCCCGCTGTCAGCCATCATCGAGGTCCGCACCACCATGCCGTTGGAGATGCCCGACAAAGACAACACCTTCGTCCTAAAG GTAGAGAACGGGGCCGAGTACATCCTGGAGACCATTGACTCCCTGCAGAAGCACTCCTGGGTGGCAGATATCCAGGACTGCATTGACCCCGG GGACAGCGGGGATGACATCGAGCTGGCGTCCTGCACGCAGGGAGCCTGTCTGCCAGGCAGGGTGTCCTCCTGCAGCTGCGAGTTCCTGGCTGATG ATGTGCCCAGGCTGCCAGACAGATGTGCCCTGCCCAGTGCTCACAACACCAGCACGGCCACCACCATCTCTGCGCCCCACGGCCGGGGCAGGGACTCCCTGGGGGAGCTCCTCACCCATGTCCCGCTGGAGAGCTTCCTGCAGACGCTGGAGTCCTCCCCCACCGCTGGCGGGCACCTCGCAG GGGAGGACAGCGAGGCCGAGGCAGAGATCAACCTCTCAGACTTCCCCTGGTTCCATGGGACTCTCTCACGGATCAAGGCGGCTCAGCTGGTTCTCTTTGGGGGTGCCCGGAGCCACGGCTTGTTCGTCATCCGGCAGAGCGAAACACGGCCAGGGGAGTATGTGCTGACCTTCAACTTCCAGGGGAAAGCCAAG CACCTCCGCCTGTCACTGAACGAGAGCGGGCAGTGCCATGTGCAGCACCTCTGGTTCCAGACCATCTTCGACATGCTGCGCCATTTCCACACGCACCCCATCCCCCTGGAGTCGGGCGGCGCGGCCGACATCACCCTCCGCAGCTACGTGGTGGCCCAGAGCCCGCTGCCTG ATGCCAGCCCCCCGCCAGCCCTTGTGTCCCAGCCACCAGGCTGCCGGGTCGACCTGCCACCTCCACACtacttctgcagcacagcacccaccGGTCCACCAGCCCCGCCGCCCACTGAGGGGGTGGCCATGGCCCCTGCTGTCACCGTCCCCGCACCCTACCACCGTCTGGAGGGTGCCCTGGGCCCCCGGAGCCGCAGCGACAGTGCCGAGCGCCGGCCGGAGCCCCCCGCCACCAGTGCCGAGGATTACCATGAGGCTGACAGTGCCCGGAGCCGGACCCGGGCGGTGGAAAACCAATACTCTTTCTACTGA
- the ORAI2 gene encoding protein orai-2 isoform X1: MSSELNVPVDPSTPACCSEPGTKGMDYRDWVRRSYLELVTSNHHSVQALSWRKLYLSRAKLKASSRTSALLSGFAMVAMVEVQLEVQYKYPQMLLIAFSACTTVLVAVHLFALLISTCILPNVEAVSNIHNLNSISESPHERMHPYIELAWGFSTVLGILLFLAEVVLLCWIKFLPVGSILKNETTNVEKPSGHAGWQSALVSTIIMVPVGLIFVVFTIHFYRSLVRHKTERHNREIEELHKLKVQLDGHDRGMQVV; this comes from the exons ATGAGTTCTGAATTAAACGTTCCGGTGGATCCTTCCACTCCTGCTTGCTGCTCTGAACCTGGCACAAAAGGCATGGATTATCGGGACTGGGTGCGGCGCAGCTATCTGGAGCTGGTCACGTCAAACCACCACTCTGTTCAAGCCCTTTCATGGAGAAAACTGTACCTGAGCCGAGCCAAACTGAAAGCTTCCAGCAGAacatctgctctgctctctggatTTGCAATG GTTGCCATGGTGGAGGTGCAGCTGGAGGTGCAGTACAAGTACCCCCAGATGCTGCTGATTGCTTTCAGTGCCTGCACAACAGTGCTGGTTGCAGTTCATCTCTTTGCCCTTCTCATCAGCACCTGCATCCTGCCTAACGTGGAAGCAGTGAGCAACATCCACAACCTGAACTCCATCAGTGAGTCCCCACATGAGCGCATGCATCCCTACATTGAGCTGGCGTGGGGCTTCTCCACCGTCTTGGGGATCCTCCTTTTCCTTGCAGAAGTCGTGCTTCTGTGCTGGATAAAATTCCTGCCTGTGGGCTCCATCCTGAAAAATGAGACCACCAACGTCGAGAAGCCCAGCGGCCACGCGGGTTGGCAGTCAGCACTGGTCTCCACCATCATCATGGTCCCAGTGGGTCTGATTTTTGTTGTCTTCACCATTCACTTCTACCGCTCTTTGGTGCGGCACAAAACAGAGCGCCACAACCGGGAGATCGAAGAGCTTCACAAACTGAAAGTGCAGTTAGACGGGCATGACAGAGGCATGCAGGTAGTGTGA
- the ORAI2 gene encoding protein orai-2 isoform X2, which produces MIHVAMVEVQLEVQYKYPQMLLIAFSACTTVLVAVHLFALLISTCILPNVEAVSNIHNLNSISESPHERMHPYIELAWGFSTVLGILLFLAEVVLLCWIKFLPVGSILKNETTNVEKPSGHAGWQSALVSTIIMVPVGLIFVVFTIHFYRSLVRHKTERHNREIEELHKLKVQLDGHDRGMQVV; this is translated from the exons ATGATCCAT GTTGCCATGGTGGAGGTGCAGCTGGAGGTGCAGTACAAGTACCCCCAGATGCTGCTGATTGCTTTCAGTGCCTGCACAACAGTGCTGGTTGCAGTTCATCTCTTTGCCCTTCTCATCAGCACCTGCATCCTGCCTAACGTGGAAGCAGTGAGCAACATCCACAACCTGAACTCCATCAGTGAGTCCCCACATGAGCGCATGCATCCCTACATTGAGCTGGCGTGGGGCTTCTCCACCGTCTTGGGGATCCTCCTTTTCCTTGCAGAAGTCGTGCTTCTGTGCTGGATAAAATTCCTGCCTGTGGGCTCCATCCTGAAAAATGAGACCACCAACGTCGAGAAGCCCAGCGGCCACGCGGGTTGGCAGTCAGCACTGGTCTCCACCATCATCATGGTCCCAGTGGGTCTGATTTTTGTTGTCTTCACCATTCACTTCTACCGCTCTTTGGTGCGGCACAAAACAGAGCGCCACAACCGGGAGATCGAAGAGCTTCACAAACTGAAAGTGCAGTTAGACGGGCATGACAGAGGCATGCAGGTAGTGTGA
- the PRKRIP1 gene encoding PRKR-interacting protein 1, producing the protein MAAPSAPRPPRPRKEPQPLVIPRSAAEEQRLRLERLMRNPEKTVPIPEKLNEWAPRPPPEFVRDVMGSSAGAGSGEFHVYRHLRRREYQRQDFMDAMAEKQRLDEEFQKKLERNKMIAEEQTAKRRRKRQKLKEKKLQAKKNKLEQKKQEKEPDQSQEQVSSEDDEEDSKEEEEKEDDAEEPSFVMGRG; encoded by the exons ATGGCGGCACCCtcggccccgcggccgccccggccccgcaaGGAGCCGCAGCCGCTCGTCATCCCGCGCAGCGCCGCCGAGGAGCAGCGCCTCCGCCTCGAGCGGCTCATGAGGAACCCG GAAAAGACTGTACCAATTcctgaaaaactgaatgaaTGGGCACCACGACCTCCTCCGGAGTTCGTTAGAGATGTGATGG GTtccagtgctggagctgggagtgGGGAGTTTCATGTGTACCGGCATCTCCGTCGGCGAGAGTACCAGAGGCAAGATTTCATGGATGCCATGGCTGAGAAG CAAAGACTAGATGAGGAATTCCAGAAGAAACTGGAGAGGAATAAGATGATTGCAGaagaacaaacagcaaaacGCAGAAGGAAGCG CCAGAagttaaaagagaagaaactgcaagctaagaaaaataaacttgaacaaaagaagcaggaaaaag aaCCTGATCAATCTCAAGAGCAAGTCAGCAGCGAAGATGATGAAGAGGAtagcaaggaggaggaagagaaggaagatgatGCTGAAGAGCCAAGTTTTGTCATGGGAAGAGGATGA